Genomic DNA from Pseudodesulfovibrio senegalensis:
AGGGCAATTATAACCGCTCATACGAAAGCCCCCGACCTTGGCTGGCCGGGGGCAATATTGTCTCAGAGATTGGCAGCCGCTTTTTCCACGGCATCCTTGAATTTTTCGCGTGCATCCCGTAGCCGTTCGGCCAGGTTCGCATCGTGCAGGGCAATGATCTGGGCGGCCAGCCATGCAGCGTTTTTCGCCCCCACCTTGTCCAGCGCCAGCGTGCCCACCGGAAAGCCCGGAGGCATTTGCACCGTGGCCAGCAGCGCGTCCATGCCGCCCAGCGGCGAAGCTGCCAGCGGCACGCCCAACACCGGGCGGATGCTTTTGGCAGCCACGGCTCCGGCCAGATGGGCGGCCAGTCCTGCCGCGCAGATGAACACCTGACACCCGTCGTTTTCATATTGTTCCACCAGCCGCGCCGTGCGTTCAGGGGTGCGGTGCGCGGAACTGACCGTGAAAACGTGGTCGATGCCCAGTTCCGCGAGCAGATCCGCACAGGGGCGCATCTTGTCCTCGTCCGAAATGGAACCCATGAAAATCACTACCTGCGGCATGGCCGCCTCCTTGTGCTGGCGTTTCAGGCCCGTTTCAGGCCCTTGTCACCGATATCCCGGCGATAATAGCTGTCGTCGAAATGTACCTTTTCCACGCCTCCATAGGCGCGGCTGATGGCGTCGGCGAGGTCGGTTCCCAGAGCCGTGACGCAGAGCACACGGCCGCCCGACGTGACCACGCCGTCCTGTGCGGCTTTGGTCCCGGCCTGAAAAACCTTGACCCCGTCCAGGGCGTCGGCTGCGTCGAGCCCGGTAATGGGCATGCCCTTGGGGTAGTGGCCCGGGTAGCCTTTGGCGGCCATGACCACGCCGCACGCGCTCTCGGGGCGCACCTTCACGTCGATCTGGTCCAGCGTGCCGTTGATGCAGGCCATCATGATGTCCACGAGGTCTGTGTCGAGGCGCATGAGCAGGGGCTGGCATTCCGGGTCGCCGAAGCGGACGTTGTATTCCAGGACGCTGGGACCGTTTTTCGTATACATCAGGCCGGCGTAGAGCACGCCCTTGAAGGACTCGCCCTTGGCGGCCATGTGTTCGAGTATGGGTTTGATGACCAGTTCGGCGGTCTTTTCGTAATCCTCTTCGGGCAGGATCGGGGCCGGGCTGTACGCGCCCATGCCGCCCGTGTTGGGACCGGTGTCGCCTTCGCCCACGGCCTTGTGATCCTGGCTGGAGGGCAGCAGCGCATAGTTTTTGCCGTCGCAAAAGGCCAGGAACGAGGCTTCCTCTCCGGCAAGCGCCTCTTCCACCACAACGCGTTCACCGGCAGCGCCGAAGCGTTGTTTGACCATCATTTCCTCAAGGGTCGCAATGGCCTCTTCAACGGTGGCGGCCACCACCACGCCCTTGCCTGCGGCAAGGCCATCCGCCTTGATCACGATGGGCGCGCCCTTTTCCTGCACATAGGCCCGGGCTTCATCGAATTCGTCGAATACGCGGAAATCCGCGGTGGGGACTCCGGCCTCGTGCATGACCGTCTTGGAGAACGCCTTGGAGCCTTCGAGGTTGGCCGGGTAGGCGCTCGGGCCGAAGCAGGGGATGCCTTCCTTTACCAGCGCATTGGAAAGACCGAGCACCAGCGGCAGTTCCGGGCCGGCCACCACCAGATCCACAGCCTGTTCCTTGGCCAGTGCGATCAGCGCCGGAATGTCGTCGTCCTTGACGGGAATGTTGGTGCCGACCTGCGCCGTGCCGCCGTTGCCGGGCGCGCACAGGATGGTCGAGACCTTCGGGCTTTGGGCCAGTTTCCAGCACAGTGCGTGCTCGCGGCCGCCCGAGCCGACAACCAGAATCTTCATCGTGAGTCCCCCTTGTTTTCGTTGTATGCTCTGTATGGGAAAACACGGGGATTTTCAAGAGTGGGGCCAGGAACTTCGGTCCCGAAGGGAATGGGGGAATGGGGAGCGGACCGCCGTTGTGGTGAGGGCGAATCATTACTGGCGGCGGCCCGCGATGCACGAGTGCTTTTACCCCGGCGCTTAGGCGCGTTTGTCCCATTGGCAGGAGTATGTGTTGTATACGGCAAAGTCTTCACCGCCAAAACCTGAATACGCACTAAAATATTGCTAGGATGTTTAGTGAAAATGCTTCACCCAAATGTATGCTTTAATAGTTTGCGTACATGCTGTATACGGTGTGCATACCTTTGCTGCATTGGGGATTCCTTTTTTATGGATACACGTTCGATTCCTGACGAAATGTCGTTTGACAGGTGCGACCTTTCCATTGCCGAGTTTTGCTTTTCGGTGATGGATGCGGTGCAGGCCCTTGTGGCCTATGTGGACCGCGCCTGTACCTACCGCTATGTGAACAAGGCGTATTCGCGCCTGTTCAACAAGCCGTTGCACGGCTGCCTTGGCGCGCACGTCTCCGAAGTGGTGGGGGATGCGGTTTTCGACGGCGAAGTGGGAGCCGAACTGCTGCGTTGCATCAGGAACGGGGAGCAGTGCTCCTTTGAGGGGTGGGCGTCCTTTCCCCGGGTGGGCGAGTATTATATGGATATCCGCTACTTTCCCCACATTGTGGAAGGCAAGGTCCTTGGCGCGGCCATCATTGCCCATGACATGACCGACAAAAAGGCCATGA
This window encodes:
- the purE gene encoding 5-(carboxyamino)imidazole ribonucleotide mutase; amino-acid sequence: MPQVVIFMGSISDEDKMRPCADLLAELGIDHVFTVSSAHRTPERTARLVEQYENDGCQVFICAAGLAAHLAGAVAAKSIRPVLGVPLAASPLGGMDALLATVQMPPGFPVGTLALDKVGAKNAAWLAAQIIALHDANLAERLRDAREKFKDAVEKAAANL
- the purD gene encoding phosphoribosylamine--glycine ligase, giving the protein MKILVVGSGGREHALCWKLAQSPKVSTILCAPGNGGTAQVGTNIPVKDDDIPALIALAKEQAVDLVVAGPELPLVLGLSNALVKEGIPCFGPSAYPANLEGSKAFSKTVMHEAGVPTADFRVFDEFDEARAYVQEKGAPIVIKADGLAAGKGVVVAATVEEAIATLEEMMVKQRFGAAGERVVVEEALAGEEASFLAFCDGKNYALLPSSQDHKAVGEGDTGPNTGGMGAYSPAPILPEEDYEKTAELVIKPILEHMAAKGESFKGVLYAGLMYTKNGPSVLEYNVRFGDPECQPLLMRLDTDLVDIMMACINGTLDQIDVKVRPESACGVVMAAKGYPGHYPKGMPITGLDAADALDGVKVFQAGTKAAQDGVVTSGGRVLCVTALGTDLADAISRAYGGVEKVHFDDSYYRRDIGDKGLKRA